Proteins encoded by one window of Cylindrospermum stagnale PCC 7417:
- the clpB gene encoding ATP-dependent chaperone ClpB, with the protein MQPTNPNKFTEKAWEAIAHTQDVVKQYHQQQIESEHLMKALLEQDGLASAIFTKAGANEQKVRDRTDQFLRRQPKVSGSSSSVYLGRSLDTLLDRADAYRQEFKDEYISIEHLVLAYAKDDRFGKGLFQEFGLDEGKLKNIIKQIRGSQKVTDQSPEGKYQSLEKYGRDLTEAARKGQLDPVIGRDDEIRRTIQILSRRTKNNPVLIGEPGVGKTAIAEGLAQRIVAGDVPQSLKDRMLISLDMGALIAGAKFRGEFEERLKAVLKEVTESGGNIVLFIDEIHTVVGAGATQGAMDAGNLLKPMLARGELRCIGATTLDEYRKHIEKDAALERRFQQVYVDQPNIEDTISILRGLKERYEVHHGVKISDSSLVAAATLSSRYISDRFLPDKAIDLVDEAAARLKMEITSKPEELDEIDRKILQLEMEKLSLQKESDVASRERLEKIEKELADLKEEQRTLSSQWQSEKDIINKIQSVKEEIDRVNLEIQQAERNYDLNRAAELKYGKLTSLHRQLEAVEAELTQAQGSGKSLLREEVTEADIAEIISKWTGIPISKLVESEKEKLLHLEDELHRRVVGQAEAVTAVADAIQRSRAGLADPNRPIASFVFLGPTGVGKTELAKALAAYMFDTEESLVRIDMSEYMEKHTVSRLIGAPPGYVGYEEGGQLTEAIRRRPYAVILFDEIEKAHPDVFNIFLQILDDGRVTDAQGHTVDFKNCIIIMTSNIGSQYILDIAGDDSRYDEMHRRVMEAMRNSFRPEFLNRIDEIIIFHSLQKSELRRIVLLQVERLRQRLSDRKMSLRLSDAALDFLAEVGYDPVFGARPLKRAIQRELETQIAKAILRGEFNDGDTIFVDVQNERLSFSRLPIEVFTG; encoded by the coding sequence ATGCAACCTACTAATCCAAACAAGTTTACAGAAAAAGCCTGGGAAGCGATCGCGCATACCCAAGATGTTGTCAAACAATACCATCAGCAGCAGATAGAAAGCGAACACCTGATGAAAGCGCTGCTGGAACAAGATGGTCTAGCCAGTGCGATCTTCACTAAAGCGGGTGCGAACGAGCAAAAAGTGCGCGATCGCACCGACCAATTTCTCCGCCGCCAGCCAAAGGTATCCGGTAGCAGCAGTTCCGTTTATTTAGGAAGGAGTCTAGATACACTTTTAGACCGGGCTGACGCCTATCGCCAGGAATTTAAAGACGAATATATCTCCATTGAACATTTAGTGCTGGCTTATGCCAAAGATGACCGCTTTGGTAAAGGTTTATTCCAAGAATTTGGTTTAGACGAAGGCAAGCTGAAGAATATTATTAAACAAATTCGGGGGAGCCAGAAAGTGACCGACCAAAGCCCAGAAGGTAAATACCAATCACTGGAAAAATATGGGCGCGACCTCACAGAAGCTGCTCGCAAAGGTCAACTTGATCCAGTGATTGGGCGGGATGACGAAATTCGGCGGACGATTCAAATTCTCTCTCGCCGGACAAAAAATAATCCTGTGCTGATTGGTGAACCGGGTGTAGGGAAAACTGCGATCGCTGAAGGACTAGCACAGCGCATCGTTGCTGGTGATGTTCCCCAGTCGCTGAAAGACCGGATGCTGATCTCTTTAGATATGGGCGCTTTGATTGCGGGGGCAAAATTCCGGGGTGAATTTGAAGAACGCCTGAAAGCAGTATTAAAAGAAGTTACGGAATCTGGCGGCAATATTGTTTTATTTATTGATGAAATTCACACCGTAGTCGGTGCAGGTGCGACTCAAGGGGCAATGGATGCCGGTAACTTGTTAAAACCGATGTTGGCCCGGGGTGAGTTACGCTGTATTGGGGCAACAACTTTAGACGAGTACCGCAAGCATATCGAAAAGGATGCGGCGCTAGAACGACGCTTCCAGCAGGTTTATGTAGATCAGCCGAATATCGAAGATACGATTTCGATTTTGCGCGGGTTGAAAGAACGTTATGAAGTCCACCACGGGGTAAAGATTTCTGATAGTTCTTTGGTGGCGGCTGCTACCTTATCCAGCCGCTATATTAGCGATCGCTTTTTACCAGACAAAGCCATCGACTTGGTAGACGAAGCCGCCGCTAGACTGAAAATGGAGATTACCTCCAAACCCGAAGAACTCGACGAAATCGACCGCAAAATCTTGCAATTGGAAATGGAGAAGCTTTCTTTGCAAAAAGAAAGTGATGTCGCTTCTCGTGAACGCCTAGAAAAAATCGAAAAAGAACTGGCGGATCTCAAAGAAGAACAAAGAACCCTGAGTTCACAATGGCAATCTGAAAAAGACATCATCAACAAAATTCAGTCTGTTAAAGAAGAGATTGACCGAGTTAACCTAGAAATTCAGCAAGCCGAAAGAAACTACGACCTCAACCGGGCGGCAGAGTTGAAATATGGTAAACTAACAAGCCTGCATCGTCAATTGGAAGCCGTAGAAGCTGAACTTACACAAGCCCAAGGATCTGGTAAATCACTTTTGCGGGAAGAAGTCACAGAAGCCGATATTGCCGAAATTATATCTAAGTGGACGGGGATTCCCATCAGCAAATTGGTGGAATCAGAAAAAGAAAAATTACTGCATTTAGAAGATGAACTACACCGCCGTGTCGTCGGACAAGCTGAAGCAGTCACAGCGGTAGCCGATGCCATTCAGCGATCGCGCGCTGGACTTGCTGATCCTAATCGTCCCATTGCGAGTTTTGTTTTCCTTGGCCCCACTGGTGTCGGTAAAACCGAACTAGCCAAAGCCCTAGCGGCCTATATGTTCGACACAGAAGAGTCCTTGGTGCGGATTGATATGTCGGAGTATATGGAGAAACACACAGTTTCTCGCCTCATCGGTGCGCCTCCGGGATATGTGGGTTATGAAGAAGGCGGACAATTAACCGAAGCGATTCGCCGTCGTCCCTATGCTGTGATTCTCTTCGACGAAATCGAGAAAGCACACCCCGATGTGTTTAATATTTTCCTGCAAATTCTCGATGATGGTCGGGTCACCGATGCCCAAGGTCATACGGTGGACTTCAAGAACTGTATCATCATCATGACTAGCAATATCGGTTCACAGTACATTCTGGATATTGCCGGGGATGATTCCCGCTATGATGAAATGCATCGTCGGGTGATGGAGGCGATGCGAAATAGTTTCCGTCCAGAGTTCCTCAACCGGATTGACGAAATTATCATCTTCCACAGCTTGCAGAAATCAGAATTGCGGCGGATTGTGTTGTTGCAAGTGGAAAGACTGCGGCAACGATTAAGCGACCGCAAAATGTCCCTCAGGCTCTCGGATGCGGCTCTTGACTTTTTAGCAGAAGTAGGATATGATCCTGTTTTTGGAGCGCGGCCACTAAAGCGAGCAATTCAGCGAGAGTTAGAAACTCAAATTGCCAAAGCTATCTTGCGCGGCGAATTCAATGACGGCGACACCATCTTTGTGGATGTGCAAAATGAACGCCTTTCCTTCAGCCGCTTACCCATAGAAGTGTTTACTGGTTAA
- a CDS encoding SRPBCC family protein, whose amino-acid sequence MSASHISDKTITGSDMPWSQDKQRLLIQGEILVQTRSHTTWGGAVTASMYLPLVRSHVWQQVTDYPRWVQYFPDITKSEVLSKGEVKHLYQAAQKAFFFVTAQVEIYLNVVEVLGQQIQFRMEKGTFEDFNANLELKDCGNGTILAYTVQATPNIPIPSIFVQQAMNLELPANLRKMRQVLCNGQ is encoded by the coding sequence ATGTCTGCGTCTCATATCTCAGACAAAACTATTACAGGTTCGGATATGCCTTGGAGCCAAGACAAGCAAAGATTGCTGATACAGGGTGAAATTTTGGTACAAACGCGATCGCACACGACTTGGGGTGGTGCTGTGACTGCGAGTATGTATTTACCGTTAGTGCGATCGCATGTATGGCAGCAAGTCACTGATTACCCCCGTTGGGTGCAATATTTTCCCGATATCACCAAAAGCGAAGTTTTGTCTAAAGGTGAAGTCAAACATTTGTATCAAGCGGCACAAAAAGCCTTTTTCTTTGTCACTGCTCAAGTTGAAATTTACCTCAACGTCGTCGAAGTCTTGGGGCAGCAAATTCAATTTCGGATGGAGAAAGGCACCTTTGAAGACTTTAATGCTAATTTAGAGCTAAAAGATTGCGGTAACGGCACAATACTCGCTTATACAGTCCAAGCGACACCTAATATCCCCATACCCTCAATTTTCGTTCAACAAGCAATGAACTTAGAGTTGCCTGCTAATCTGCGGAAAATGCGACAAGTGCTTTGTAACGGTCAATAA
- a CDS encoding DUF2267 domain-containing protein has translation MTMTGLDIFDATLQKTIPWINDLAKELGWENKHRVFQGLRATLHALRDRLTVQEAAHLGAQLPILLAGFYYENWRPGATPTKDRTKEQFLSHIRDYFHNVDPEIDAEYLVRAVFKILAQRVSQGEIEDVINMLPPALRELWIETVPG, from the coding sequence ATGACAATGACAGGATTGGATATCTTCGATGCTACTCTTCAGAAAACGATTCCTTGGATCAATGATTTAGCAAAAGAACTCGGTTGGGAAAATAAGCACCGGGTTTTCCAAGGGTTGCGAGCCACATTACACGCACTGCGCGATCGCCTAACCGTCCAAGAAGCAGCTCATTTAGGAGCGCAGTTACCCATCTTACTAGCTGGATTCTACTACGAAAACTGGAGGCCAGGGGCAACCCCGACGAAGGATCGGACTAAGGAACAATTCCTCAGCCATATCCGTGATTACTTCCACAATGTCGATCCGGAAATCGATGCTGAGTATCTTGTGCGCGCTGTCTTCAAGATTCTTGCCCAGCGGGTTTCCCAAGGAGAGATTGAAGATGTGATTAACATGTTGCCGCCAGCGTTGCGAGAACTCTGGATTGAAACAGTACCCGGTTAA
- a CDS encoding DUF924 family protein — translation MSQAKAILEFWFGHPDEPGYGQPRQVWFSKKTDFDREMQTRFLTDYQQAATGYLDNWLDTPESCLALILLLDQFPRNVFRDTAEAFATDLEAISAAQHAVTQGYDRKLLPVQCWFIYLPFEHSESLADQRQCVKLFQQLSHDPDSVGAIEYAFRHMQIIERFGRFPHRNSILNRTSTPKEEEFLQLPGSSF, via the coding sequence ATGTCACAGGCAAAAGCAATTTTGGAATTTTGGTTTGGTCATCCAGATGAACCAGGTTATGGTCAACCTCGACAAGTTTGGTTTAGCAAAAAAACAGATTTTGACCGAGAAATGCAAACCAGGTTTCTCACAGATTACCAACAGGCAGCAACGGGATATTTAGACAATTGGCTCGATACACCTGAAAGCTGTCTAGCCCTAATTTTGCTGCTGGATCAATTTCCCCGAAATGTATTTCGCGATACCGCCGAAGCCTTTGCGACTGACTTGGAAGCAATTTCAGCAGCCCAACACGCTGTTACCCAAGGCTACGATCGCAAATTATTGCCTGTACAATGCTGGTTTATATACTTGCCCTTTGAACACAGTGAAAGCCTAGCTGATCAGCGTCAGTGTGTAAAGCTATTTCAGCAACTCAGTCATGATCCTGATAGCGTGGGTGCGATTGAGTACGCTTTTCGACACATGCAAATAATCGAGCGTTTTGGACGCTTTCCACATCGCAATAGCATTTTAAACCGCACTTCGACACCAAAAGAAGAAGAGTTTCTCCAGCTTCCAGGTTCATCATTTTAG
- a CDS encoding TIGR02450 family Trp-rich protein, producing the protein MTKKPKFPYLVGSKWTAQQKVDGWRHFQVVNRKNQGKWVYAEMVAACDPNVRFWLNAKLLQDSSQWQAGWQTLQEIAAIEGEVS; encoded by the coding sequence ATGACCAAAAAGCCAAAATTTCCTTATCTAGTCGGTTCTAAGTGGACAGCACAGCAAAAAGTTGATGGTTGGCGACATTTCCAAGTAGTCAACCGCAAAAATCAGGGTAAATGGGTGTACGCAGAAATGGTTGCTGCCTGTGACCCTAATGTCCGCTTCTGGCTGAATGCCAAATTATTACAAGACAGTTCTCAGTGGCAAGCAGGCTGGCAAACATTACAGGAAATCGCCGCCATCGAAGGTGAAGTTTCCTGA
- a CDS encoding CapA family protein — protein sequence MANRSQGRIFSFGFIGFCFCVGISIGIIIRFGQLQRSDAASTPTESVPFPFSDAEAQPTASNTITIKAVGDIIPGTNFPSNKLPRDRNQLLPKSVRAYLQGSDILFGNFESSLTNHPYTAKDISRGKTFAFRSPPAYAQLFAEAGFNVFNMANNHAMDFGSVGFQDTKKNLEAAGIKTLGHKNQILYLEANQISVAMIGFTTYNLYNSVNDLEAAKALVEEAKNNAKVVIVSMQVGAEGTAALHVKNKTEFFYGEDRGNSLKFARTMIDTGADLVLGHGPHVPRAIEMYKGKMIAYSLGNFLGYRTLATNAQTGYSMILFVKLNSEGDLVSSKVIPVHLNRQGIPQIDQHFRTVGLLRYLNNYDFPNDPVEFNQQGEIVVFNSK from the coding sequence ATGGCAAATCGTAGCCAGGGGCGAATATTCTCATTTGGTTTTATCGGGTTCTGTTTTTGTGTGGGTATTAGTATCGGAATCATCATCCGGTTTGGGCAATTACAGCGAAGTGACGCTGCTAGCACACCCACTGAATCTGTACCATTTCCGTTTTCCGACGCTGAAGCACAGCCAACCGCTTCAAATACCATCACCATCAAAGCCGTGGGCGATATTATCCCCGGTACTAATTTTCCTAGCAACAAACTGCCGCGCGATCGCAATCAACTGCTGCCAAAGTCTGTCAGAGCCTACTTACAAGGATCGGATATTTTGTTTGGTAACTTTGAAAGTAGCTTAACAAACCATCCCTACACTGCCAAAGATATCAGTCGCGGAAAAACTTTTGCCTTTCGGTCACCACCTGCCTACGCCCAGTTATTTGCTGAGGCTGGTTTTAATGTGTTCAATATGGCGAACAACCACGCAATGGACTTTGGTTCAGTGGGGTTCCAAGATACAAAGAAAAATCTTGAGGCTGCGGGAATTAAAACATTAGGTCATAAAAATCAAATTCTCTATTTAGAAGCCAATCAAATTTCAGTAGCAATGATCGGCTTTACCACCTATAACTTATACAATTCTGTCAACGATTTAGAAGCAGCCAAAGCACTGGTAGAAGAAGCCAAAAATAACGCCAAAGTTGTGATCGTGTCGATGCAAGTGGGAGCAGAAGGAACTGCGGCGCTGCACGTTAAAAATAAAACAGAGTTCTTTTATGGGGAAGATCGGGGCAATTCGCTGAAGTTTGCCCGGACAATGATCGATACAGGAGCAGATTTAGTCCTGGGACATGGGCCCCACGTTCCGAGAGCCATCGAAATGTATAAAGGAAAAATGATCGCCTATTCTTTAGGCAACTTTTTGGGATACCGGACTTTAGCCACAAATGCCCAAACTGGTTACTCAATGATTTTATTCGTCAAACTCAACTCAGAGGGAGATTTAGTATCAAGTAAAGTTATCCCAGTTCATCTAAATCGCCAAGGTATTCCGCAAATCGATCAGCATTTTCGGACTGTGGGACTTTTGCGTTATTTGAATAATTACGATTTCCCTAATGATCCTGTAGAGTTTAATCAACAAGGAGAAATTGTGGTGTTCAATAGCAAATAA